In a genomic window of Pedobacter sp. KBS0701:
- a CDS encoding metallophosphoesterase translates to MIKKLLLIFPLVISGSLYAQTITKRPSQNITATKVLTRDPTALNFIAMGDWGRNGADHQKQVAKQMGITASEVKANFIISTGDNFYPSGVISAQDPSFKYSFEDIYTDFSLQWDWYPVLGNHDYKSNPDAQVEYSKISRRWKMPARYYAKKFPINGDLNNQVLIAFIDTNPLIPEFYSNAEYGPNVKGQDTTAQKRWIAKTLADTDPAIKWKIVVGHHPIYTGGSRTDAYDTKAVRNSLKSTFEKYGVDVYLTGHEHSMQYIKPAGKTHYFISGSASEKTPVKLITDAEMVASEYGFMLFSVNNNQLRVQAINDQGEIIYNTLIKK, encoded by the coding sequence ATGATTAAAAAATTACTACTGATTTTCCCCCTTGTTATTTCGGGTTCATTATATGCTCAAACTATAACCAAAAGGCCTTCACAAAATATTACGGCAACAAAGGTGCTGACCAGAGATCCAACTGCCTTAAATTTCATCGCTATGGGCGATTGGGGACGGAACGGTGCCGATCATCAAAAACAGGTAGCCAAACAAATGGGTATTACAGCATCCGAAGTAAAGGCTAATTTTATTATTTCTACCGGCGATAACTTTTATCCCAGTGGCGTAATCAGCGCACAAGATCCTTCTTTTAAATATTCTTTCGAAGATATATATACCGATTTTTCATTACAATGGGACTGGTACCCTGTACTGGGCAACCACGATTATAAATCAAACCCCGATGCACAGGTAGAATATTCAAAAATCAGCCGCAGGTGGAAAATGCCGGCCCGGTATTACGCTAAAAAATTCCCCATCAATGGTGACCTCAATAACCAGGTACTCATTGCTTTTATTGACACCAACCCACTTATACCCGAATTTTACAGCAATGCCGAATACGGCCCAAATGTTAAAGGACAAGATACCACGGCGCAGAAACGTTGGATAGCTAAAACACTCGCCGATACTGATCCTGCAATTAAATGGAAAATCGTTGTAGGCCACCATCCTATTTATACGGGCGGCAGCCGCACCGATGCGTATGATACCAAAGCTGTGCGTAATTCCTTAAAATCAACGTTTGAAAAATATGGTGTAGATGTGTATCTTACCGGTCACGAACACAGTATGCAGTATATTAAACCTGCCGGAAAAACACATTATTTTATTTCTGGTTCTGCTTCTGAAAAAACACCAGTAAAACTCATTACCGATGCCGAAATGGTGGCATCTGAATATGGCTTTATGTTATTCTCGGTAAACAATAACCAATTACGCGTACAAGCCATTAACGATCAGGGTGAGATTATTTATAATACATTGATTAAAAAATAA
- a CDS encoding alpha-N-acetylglucosaminidase produces the protein MKIKMLFVVLLVLSFNNLWSQAYLASSNQLIARILPKQHQAFVTKSIAAVNGKDVFEIESSNNKIVLSGSSGVALASAFYYYLTEYAHCQITWNGTNLNLPATLPAVKTKLRKETPYDYRYYLNYCTFNYSMSWWDWSRWEKEIDWMALHGINMPLAITGEEYTWYLLYKEMGFSDEELKDFFTGPAYFSWFWMGNIDGWGGPLPVSWMKSHFELQKKILARQRSLGMKPVLPAFTGHVPAAFKNKFPQAKLKATNWTNGFADTYILDSEDPMFAQIGKKFLQKQTELLGTDHLYSADTFNENEPPSSDPGFLGKLSARIYDGMAQADPKAIWVMQGWLFYSDRKFWKEPQTEALLKAVPNDKMILLDLATEIEPVWKRTQGFYGKPWIWNMLHNFGGNTNLFGRMDVVATAPAEALNDPQSGKMKGIGLSMEGIEQNPVLYELMMDNAWQSKPIDLKTWLPKFVRNRYGKSNVNALKGWEILRKTVYNVPADQYIRDGAESIIQARPTFDSLTRWAKTTLNYHEKDLLPAWDEFVKAAPLCKTSDGFQYDLVDITRQVMANYALPVQRNMVAAYRKKDLLTFKKESSKFIQLIDDMDRLLATRKDFMLGPWVSDARKWGETPAEKALYEMNAKDLITLWGDAKSPLNEYACRQWSGLLTDFYKPRWQLFFARAEQSLKQQSDFNTSQFNEEVSNWEWKWVNQRKDYPTKTVGNPVNVALEMYQKYRKTIGVVHQ, from the coding sequence ATGAAAATAAAAATGCTATTCGTAGTGCTGCTCGTACTATCGTTCAATAACCTTTGGTCTCAGGCATACCTGGCCTCATCTAATCAACTTATTGCGCGGATTTTACCAAAACAACACCAGGCATTCGTTACCAAGAGTATTGCTGCAGTAAACGGTAAAGATGTTTTTGAAATTGAAAGCAGCAACAACAAGATCGTACTTAGTGGCAGCAGCGGTGTTGCCCTGGCTTCGGCTTTTTATTATTACTTAACCGAATATGCGCACTGCCAGATTACCTGGAATGGCACCAATTTAAATCTGCCTGCTACCCTGCCTGCAGTAAAAACGAAATTAAGAAAGGAAACACCCTACGATTATCGTTACTATTTAAACTATTGTACTTTTAATTACAGTATGAGCTGGTGGGATTGGTCGCGTTGGGAAAAAGAGATAGACTGGATGGCCCTCCATGGTATTAACATGCCTCTTGCCATTACCGGCGAAGAATATACCTGGTACCTTTTATACAAAGAAATGGGCTTTTCAGATGAAGAACTTAAAGATTTTTTTACCGGTCCTGCTTATTTCTCCTGGTTTTGGATGGGAAATATTGATGGCTGGGGCGGTCCGCTTCCGGTAAGCTGGATGAAAAGTCACTTTGAACTGCAAAAGAAAATTTTAGCCAGGCAAAGGTCGCTGGGAATGAAACCGGTACTACCTGCCTTTACCGGACATGTTCCCGCAGCATTTAAAAATAAATTTCCACAGGCAAAGTTAAAAGCCACCAACTGGACCAATGGCTTTGCCGATACTTATATTCTTGATTCGGAAGACCCGATGTTTGCGCAGATCGGGAAGAAATTCCTGCAAAAACAAACTGAATTATTGGGCACCGATCACCTTTACTCTGCCGATACTTTTAACGAAAATGAGCCACCTTCTTCCGATCCCGGTTTTTTAGGTAAACTAAGCGCAAGAATTTACGACGGTATGGCACAGGCAGATCCGAAAGCCATTTGGGTAATGCAGGGATGGTTATTCTATAGTGACCGAAAATTTTGGAAAGAGCCGCAAACAGAGGCCTTATTAAAGGCTGTACCAAACGATAAGATGATTTTACTTGATCTGGCTACCGAAATAGAACCGGTTTGGAAAAGGACACAAGGCTTTTATGGTAAACCATGGATCTGGAATATGCTGCACAATTTTGGTGGCAATACCAACCTTTTCGGGCGGATGGATGTAGTGGCAACTGCCCCGGCCGAGGCGCTCAATGATCCGCAAAGTGGTAAAATGAAAGGTATTGGATTGAGCATGGAGGGCATAGAACAAAATCCGGTACTTTATGAGTTAATGATGGATAATGCCTGGCAGTCTAAACCAATAGATTTGAAAACCTGGTTACCCAAATTTGTGCGCAACCGCTACGGAAAAAGTAATGTAAATGCTTTAAAAGGCTGGGAAATATTGCGTAAAACCGTTTACAATGTACCTGCTGATCAATATATCAGAGATGGTGCAGAATCGATAATTCAGGCACGCCCTACCTTCGATTCGTTAACCCGTTGGGCAAAAACCACCTTAAATTACCATGAAAAAGATTTGCTTCCGGCCTGGGATGAATTTGTAAAAGCCGCACCACTTTGCAAAACCAGCGATGGTTTTCAATACGACCTGGTTGATATTACCCGACAGGTAATGGCCAATTATGCCTTGCCCGTACAAAGAAACATGGTGGCGGCCTACCGTAAAAAAGACCTGCTTACGTTTAAAAAAGAAAGTAGCAAATTTATCCAGCTGATTGATGATATGGACAGGCTATTGGCCACCAGAAAAGATTTTATGCTTGGACCATGGGTAAGTGATGCAAGGAAATGGGGAGAAACCCCGGCAGAAAAAGCGCTTTACGAAATGAATGCCAAAGACCTGATTACCCTTTGGGGAGATGCGAAAAGCCCCTTGAACGAGTATGCCTGCAGGCAATGGAGCGGCTTGTTAACTGATTTTTATAAACCAAGGTGGCAGCTTTTCTTTGCCCGTGCCGAACAATCACTAAAACAGCAAAGCGATTTTAATACCAGCCAATTTAATGAAGAAGTAAGCAACTGGGAATGGAAATGGGTGAATCAGCGAAAAGACTACCCGACTAAAACTGTTGGAAACCCGGTAAATGTGGCACTGGAAATGTATCAGAAATACCGCAAAACCATCGGGGTAGTGCACCAGTAA
- a CDS encoding acyltransferase family protein: MDQPTSTLSSTAHPANKPKRLLSLDALRGFDMFWIVSGEGIFHGLANGIKEDHALIRDSYNWTIASTPNLSLFEKILVGISNQLHHSPWNGFTFYDLIFPLFIFISGVSMPFSYQKYFMEKESGQASTGKIYYALIKRTLILILLGAVVNGMLQWKGYEQIRFASVLGRIGLATFFAALIYLNSSLKKQVIWFVSILAGYYLIMRFVPVPGFGSGTFTPEGNLSAYIDRLLLPGKLHRVVYDPEGLLSTIPAICSAMLGIFTGSFIKDKTVCPNPNKKVLYLIIAGIALLLIALAGSFLFPINKTIWSSTFVIFAGGWSIILFALFYYFIDVCSYQKWCMPMIWMGTNSILIYIFAHGLFNFESTANFLFGGIINTIPTAWQQAGVWTGVLLIQLFGLKFLFDKKWFLKI, encoded by the coding sequence ATGGATCAACCAACCAGTACCCTATCTTCAACAGCACACCCGGCAAATAAACCAAAACGGCTGCTTTCACTAGATGCCTTACGTGGCTTTGATATGTTTTGGATTGTGAGTGGCGAAGGTATTTTTCATGGATTGGCCAATGGCATTAAAGAAGACCATGCACTGATAAGGGATTCGTATAACTGGACCATTGCAAGCACCCCAAACCTTTCCCTGTTCGAAAAGATTTTAGTGGGTATCAGCAACCAGCTGCACCATTCGCCCTGGAATGGCTTTACCTTTTACGACCTTATTTTCCCGCTTTTCATCTTTATTTCGGGAGTATCTATGCCTTTTTCTTATCAGAAGTATTTCATGGAAAAAGAGAGCGGACAGGCTTCAACAGGTAAGATTTATTATGCGCTGATTAAAAGAACCCTGATTTTAATTTTACTGGGTGCAGTGGTTAACGGCATGCTGCAATGGAAAGGTTATGAGCAGATCCGTTTTGCCAGTGTACTGGGTCGTATTGGCCTGGCCACTTTCTTTGCTGCTTTAATTTATCTGAATAGTTCACTTAAAAAACAGGTTATCTGGTTTGTATCAATCCTGGCTGGCTATTACCTCATCATGCGCTTTGTACCTGTTCCAGGCTTTGGTAGTGGCACATTTACGCCTGAAGGCAATCTTTCAGCTTATATAGATCGTTTGTTGCTTCCAGGCAAGCTTCACCGTGTAGTTTACGATCCGGAAGGTTTACTGAGTACTATACCGGCCATTTGCTCGGCCATGCTGGGCATATTTACCGGCAGCTTTATAAAGGATAAAACAGTATGCCCCAATCCAAATAAAAAAGTATTGTATTTAATCATTGCGGGTATTGCATTACTGCTCATTGCGCTTGCTGGCAGCTTCCTTTTCCCGATCAACAAAACCATCTGGTCGAGCACCTTTGTCATCTTTGCAGGCGGCTGGAGCATCATACTTTTTGCACTTTTCTATTATTTTATCGATGTGTGCAGTTATCAAAAATGGTGCATGCCTATGATATGGATGGGTACCAATTCCATCTTAATTTATATTTTTGCGCACGGTCTGTTCAATTTCGAATCTACTGCTAACTTCCTCTTCGGCGGAATCATCAATACCATCCCTACTGCGTGGCAACAGGCTGGCGTATGGACAGGTGTACTTCTAATACAATTGTTTGGCTTAAAGTTCCTCTTTGATAAAAAGTGGTTCCTAAAAATTTGA
- a CDS encoding GH92 family glycosyl hydrolase produces the protein MIKTFTKRIHNRTARLTFYIRILLLFILVGSKGIAQQPVIKYVQPFSGTSSSTTLASQHIEDKTERLANTIPAVAPPFSMTQWTPQTQLSEKKCLAPYYYNNKKFYGIRASHWISGSCTQDYGSFTIMPISGKLKTSPTDYAADYTHHSEVATPAYYKTNLPGYHLRTEATATLRCGLIRVTALNADSIYLLITPNSDQGKGYIKIDRQRGEISGYNPVHRIYQGWGQPAGFSGYFFIRITKGFTRSGVFSGGHVSAHQSIQNQTDLGAYVGFKLQKGESISIYAGTSFTSIAAAKRNLETEINTASLETVVAKTSRAWEQALGQIKVKDANEKNKRIFYTALYHAQQHPRLFNDADGGYPQFAGNYLKKTLTKGNYYDDFSMWDIYRAQLPLITFLKPDLTNDFANSLVLKGQQGGWLPIFPCWNNYTAAMIGDHVTAFLASAYNKGIRGYNVKEAYRLMRQNAFQMPDSADYLNGKGRRGINSYLKYGYIPMEDSIPDAYHKREQVSRTLEYAYDDYALAKVAKDLGKTADYKQLMERASNYKNVFDQQVGMARGRFANGTWYKPFYPDHREPYITEGTPRQYTFYVPHDMPGLIKLMGGSKNLENELDSLFGKKEYWHGNEPGHQIPFLYNYTTSPWKTQQQVSRILAEEYDEGAGGLSGNDDAGQMSAWYVFAAMGFYPVDPVSGNYQLTSPLFTQTVISFNNGKKLTITTFKKTKKSIFISKITLNGKSFTKNQITHQSLVQGGELIFYLQDQPAMP, from the coding sequence ATGATTAAAACGTTTACAAAACGAATTCACAACCGGACAGCCCGGTTAACATTTTATATCCGTATTTTATTGCTTTTTATACTTGTTGGTAGTAAGGGCATCGCGCAGCAACCTGTAATCAAATATGTGCAGCCATTTTCGGGTACATCTTCCAGTACCACACTAGCCAGCCAGCATATAGAAGACAAAACAGAACGGTTGGCTAATACCATACCAGCCGTTGCGCCACCCTTTAGTATGACCCAGTGGACGCCACAAACTCAGCTTTCGGAAAAGAAATGTCTTGCCCCTTATTATTACAATAACAAGAAATTTTATGGCATCAGGGCTAGTCACTGGATCAGCGGCTCGTGTACGCAAGATTATGGTAGCTTTACCATCATGCCCATTTCTGGCAAGCTGAAAACCAGCCCAACAGATTACGCTGCTGATTATACGCACCATAGTGAAGTAGCAACACCTGCTTATTACAAAACAAATTTACCTGGCTATCACCTCCGTACTGAAGCTACCGCCACTTTGCGTTGTGGCCTGATTAGAGTGACAGCACTAAATGCAGATAGTATTTACCTGTTAATTACCCCAAATAGTGATCAGGGTAAAGGATATATTAAAATTGACCGCCAAAGAGGTGAAATCTCGGGGTATAATCCTGTTCACCGCATTTACCAGGGCTGGGGACAGCCTGCGGGCTTTAGCGGCTATTTTTTCATCCGCATTACAAAAGGTTTTACAAGAAGTGGTGTATTTAGCGGTGGCCATGTTTCAGCACATCAATCTATCCAAAACCAGACAGATTTAGGTGCCTATGTTGGCTTTAAATTACAAAAAGGAGAAAGCATTAGCATTTACGCCGGTACTTCTTTTACCAGCATAGCTGCAGCAAAACGTAACCTCGAAACCGAGATCAACACCGCTAGCCTCGAAACCGTTGTGGCTAAAACAAGTCGGGCTTGGGAGCAGGCACTTGGCCAGATTAAGGTTAAAGACGCTAATGAAAAAAACAAGCGGATATTCTATACGGCGCTTTACCATGCACAGCAACACCCACGTTTATTTAACGATGCAGATGGTGGATACCCTCAGTTTGCAGGCAATTACCTCAAAAAAACACTGACCAAAGGAAATTATTATGATGATTTTTCGATGTGGGATATTTACCGCGCACAATTACCGCTTATCACATTTTTAAAACCCGATTTAACTAACGATTTTGCAAATTCCTTGGTGTTAAAAGGACAACAAGGTGGTTGGCTACCCATTTTCCCCTGCTGGAATAATTATACCGCAGCCATGATTGGCGACCACGTTACTGCTTTTCTGGCTTCGGCCTATAATAAGGGAATCCGCGGTTATAATGTAAAGGAAGCCTATCGCCTGATGCGACAAAATGCCTTTCAGATGCCCGATTCTGCCGATTACCTCAACGGCAAAGGCCGCCGTGGCATCAACAGTTACCTGAAATATGGTTATATCCCCATGGAAGACAGCATTCCGGATGCTTACCACAAACGGGAACAGGTGAGCAGAACGCTTGAGTATGCCTACGATGATTATGCTTTGGCTAAGGTAGCGAAAGACCTGGGTAAAACTGCGGACTATAAACAACTGATGGAGAGGGCTTCTAATTATAAAAATGTATTCGATCAACAGGTGGGAATGGCCAGGGGTCGCTTTGCAAACGGCACCTGGTATAAGCCCTTTTATCCTGACCACCGTGAACCCTATATTACGGAAGGAACCCCAAGGCAATACACCTTTTACGTACCGCATGATATGCCTGGATTGATTAAATTAATGGGCGGAAGTAAAAATCTCGAAAATGAACTGGATTCCCTTTTCGGCAAAAAGGAATATTGGCACGGTAACGAGCCTGGTCACCAGATCCCCTTTTTGTATAATTACACCACTTCTCCCTGGAAAACCCAACAACAGGTATCGCGTATTTTAGCAGAAGAGTATGATGAGGGGGCTGGCGGTTTAAGTGGTAATGATGATGCCGGACAAATGTCAGCATGGTATGTATTTGCAGCGATGGGTTTTTATCCGGTAGATCCTGTTTCAGGAAACTACCAGTTAACCAGTCCTTTATTTACACAAACGGTAATATCCTTTAACAATGGCAAAAAATTAACCATAACAACCTTCAAAAAGACTAAAAAATCTATTTTCATTTCAAAAATCACTTTAAACGGAAAATCTTTTACCAAAAATCAAATTACACATCAATCGCTGGTTCAGGGCGGAGAATTGATCTTTTATCTTCAGGATCAGCCAGCGATGCCTTAA